The proteins below are encoded in one region of Pacificitalea manganoxidans:
- a CDS encoding GNAT family N-acetyltransferase, giving the protein MSSMADLPPIHPAPPDFDRWAALHRLLVLSFSGMEGRIDPPSSLTSLSASDLEQMSGTQVLLLGIGASGDPVACAYLRPEPDALYLGKVAIHPDLRGRGLLHHIIAAAEAEARRLGRNTLELETRIELIENHAAFSAAGFRQVAERAHPGFDHPTSLIFRRPVA; this is encoded by the coding sequence ATGTCATCCATGGCCGACCTGCCGCCAATCCACCCCGCGCCCCCCGATTTTGATCGCTGGGCCGCGCTACACCGCCTGCTGGTGCTGTCGTTTTCCGGAATGGAGGGACGGATCGATCCACCCTCGTCCCTGACGTCGCTCAGCGCATCCGATCTTGAACAGATGAGCGGGACACAGGTTCTGCTGCTGGGGATCGGAGCCAGCGGCGATCCGGTTGCCTGCGCCTATCTGCGGCCAGAGCCCGACGCGCTATATCTGGGCAAGGTCGCGATCCACCCGGACCTGCGCGGGCGTGGCCTGTTGCACCACATCATCGCCGCCGCCGAAGCCGAAGCACGGCGGCTTGGACGCAATACGCTGGAATTGGAAACCCGGATCGAGCTTATCGAAAACCATGCGGCTTTCTCTGCCGCGGGGTTCCGCCAAGTGGCCGAACGCGCCCATCCCGGTTTCGACCATCCCACCAGCCTGATCTTTCGCCGCCCGGTGGCGTAA
- a CDS encoding fasciclin domain-containing protein, with the protein MTVKTFIATALTATALTGGAAFAEAHSMNPEVGGAPMLVERNIIENAVNSADHETLVAAVQAAGLVETLSGEGPFTVFAPTDEAFEALPEGTVEDLLKPENKDQLTKVLTCHVVAADAMSEAIRGMIDDDGGAHPVSTVGGCELTATYEGDAIMIEDENGNVANVTIADVKQSNGVIHVIDAVLLPKM; encoded by the coding sequence ATGACCGTTAAGACTTTCATCGCGACCGCCCTGACCGCCACCGCCCTGACCGGCGGCGCGGCATTTGCCGAAGCCCATTCGATGAACCCCGAAGTGGGCGGCGCGCCGATGCTTGTTGAGCGCAACATCATCGAAAACGCTGTGAATTCCGCCGATCACGAAACGCTGGTCGCCGCCGTGCAGGCCGCCGGTCTGGTCGAAACCCTGTCGGGCGAAGGCCCCTTTACCGTGTTCGCGCCCACCGATGAGGCGTTCGAGGCCCTGCCCGAAGGCACCGTCGAAGACCTGCTGAAGCCGGAAAACAAGGATCAGTTGACCAAGGTTCTGACCTGCCACGTCGTGGCCGCTGATGCGATGTCCGAGGCCATCCGCGGCATGATCGACGATGATGGCGGTGCGCACCCTGTTTCCACCGTCGGGGGCTGTGAACTGACCGCGACCTATGAGGGCGACGCGATCATGATCGAGGACGAAAACGGCAACGTCGCGAATGTCACCATCGCGGACGTCAAGCAGTCCAACGGCGTGATCCATGTGATCGACGCGGTTCTGCTGCCCAAGATGTAA
- a CDS encoding anti-sigma factor encodes MSDATGPMTGSDGPGPDDRALAAEYVLGLLAPSEADAFETRLTHEPALRDELALWQGYLTAMTAQVPETVPPARVKRRVETALFGAPQAGATAAGARGGWFARLTGRRALGAMSLAAAAGIAALVVMTPQTRGPQAPLDPGYAAELVSENSGYLFSAAWSPDQQAVAVTRLEGAPRPDRAEELWLIAQDAAPVSLGLLDPSGQSVITVPAPLAEQMAGAVLAVSDEPPGGAPGAAPTGEVLAAGPVQEI; translated from the coding sequence ATGAGCGACGCAACCGGACCCATGACAGGCAGCGACGGCCCCGGCCCCGATGATCGGGCGCTGGCGGCGGAATATGTGCTGGGCCTGCTCGCACCGTCCGAGGCGGATGCGTTCGAGACCCGGCTGACTCATGAGCCTGCGCTGCGCGACGAACTGGCGCTGTGGCAGGGCTATCTGACCGCGATGACCGCGCAGGTGCCGGAAACCGTGCCACCGGCGCGAGTGAAGCGCCGGGTGGAAACCGCGTTGTTCGGGGCGCCACAGGCGGGCGCGACGGCGGCGGGCGCGCGCGGGGGTTGGTTCGCGCGGCTGACGGGCCGACGCGCCTTGGGGGCAATGTCGCTTGCCGCCGCCGCCGGGATCGCGGCCCTCGTCGTGATGACGCCGCAGACCCGCGGACCGCAAGCGCCGCTTGATCCGGGCTACGCGGCGGAACTGGTGTCCGAAAACAGCGGCTATCTGTTCAGCGCCGCGTGGTCGCCCGATCAGCAGGCTGTTGCTGTGACCCGGCTGGAAGGTGCCCCGCGCCCTGACCGGGCGGAGGAGCTTTGGCTCATCGCGCAGGACGCCGCGCCGGTGTCGCTGGGGCTGCTGGACCCGTCGGGGCAATCGGTCATCACGGTGCCCGCACCGCTGGCCGAACAGATGGCAGGTGCCGTTCTAGCGGTGTCGGACGAGCCGCCGGGCGGGGCGCCGGGTGCGGCGCCGACGGGAGAGGTGCTGGCCGCAGGACCGGTGCAGGAGATCTGA
- a CDS encoding sigma-70 family RNA polymerase sigma factor: protein MTDRSDIETWIGRTALGDRSAFSALYDATSAKLFGICLRVLKDRSLAEDALQEIYVKVWGASGRYAAGGASPMSWLITIARNHAIDRLRAQRAAGGAALGSGGRSSRDEAGDAPLDAAASVADDTPGPEAAAIARSEAARIGLCLGELEPERAQAVRGAYLEGWSYQELAERADVPLNTMRTWLRRSLIKLRECLSA, encoded by the coding sequence ATGACAGATCGGTCAGACATCGAAACATGGATCGGGCGCACCGCGTTGGGGGACCGGTCCGCGTTCTCCGCGCTTTACGATGCGACATCCGCGAAACTTTTTGGCATCTGCCTGCGTGTCTTGAAAGACCGGTCACTGGCCGAGGACGCGTTGCAGGAGATCTATGTAAAGGTCTGGGGCGCGTCGGGGCGGTATGCGGCGGGCGGAGCAAGTCCGATGTCGTGGCTGATCACGATTGCCCGCAACCATGCCATCGACCGGCTGAGAGCGCAGCGCGCGGCTGGCGGCGCGGCACTGGGCAGCGGCGGGAGAAGCAGCCGGGATGAGGCAGGCGATGCCCCTCTCGATGCGGCGGCGTCGGTGGCCGATGATACGCCCGGCCCCGAAGCGGCGGCAATCGCGCGGTCCGAGGCCGCGCGGATCGGTCTGTGTCTGGGCGAGTTGGAGCCCGAGCGAGCGCAGGCGGTGCGTGGCGCCTATCTGGAGGGCTGGTCCTATCAGGAACTGGCCGAGCGGGCCGATGTCCCGCTTAATACGATGCGAACATGGCTCCGCCGGAGCCTGATCAAACTAAGGGAATGTCTGAGCGCATGA
- the cobS gene encoding cobaltochelatase subunit CobS: MADGMVNAANKPTEEISVREVFGIDSDMIVKGFAEPTDRVPEVDSTYKFDPDTTLAILAGFAFNRRVMVQGYHGTGKSTHIEQVASRLNWPCVRVNLDSHISRIDLIGKDAIKLRDGVQVTEFQEGILPWALRNPTAIVFDEYDAGRADVMFVIQRVLEVDGKLTLLDQNEVITPHPSFRLFATSNTVGLGDTTGLYHGTQQINQGQMDRWSLVATLNYLSHDAEVAIVLSKAPHYNTADGRKTVSQMVTVADLTRTAFMHGDLSTVMSPRTVIAWAQNARIFRDVGYAFRLTFLNKCDELERQTVAEFYQRCFDEELPESAASMALG; this comes from the coding sequence ATGGCGGATGGCATGGTGAACGCGGCGAACAAACCGACCGAGGAAATTTCGGTCCGCGAAGTGTTCGGAATCGACAGCGACATGATCGTGAAGGGCTTTGCCGAGCCGACCGACCGCGTGCCGGAGGTCGATTCGACCTATAAGTTCGACCCCGACACGACGCTGGCGATCCTTGCCGGTTTCGCGTTCAACCGGCGGGTCATGGTGCAGGGCTATCACGGCACCGGCAAATCGACCCATATCGAACAGGTCGCCAGCCGCCTGAACTGGCCCTGTGTGCGCGTGAACCTCGACAGCCATATCAGCCGCATCGACCTGATCGGCAAAGACGCGATCAAGCTGCGCGACGGCGTTCAGGTCACCGAGTTTCAGGAAGGCATCCTGCCCTGGGCGCTGCGCAACCCGACCGCAATCGTCTTTGACGAATATGACGCGGGCCGCGCCGATGTGATGTTCGTGATCCAGCGGGTGCTGGAGGTGGACGGCAAGCTGACCCTGCTCGACCAGAACGAGGTCATTACCCCGCATCCGAGCTTCCGCCTGTTTGCGACCTCCAACACCGTGGGTCTGGGCGATACGACTGGTCTTTACCACGGCACCCAGCAGATCAACCAAGGTCAGATGGACCGCTGGAGCCTCGTCGCGACGCTGAACTACCTCAGCCACGACGCCGAGGTTGCAATCGTGCTGAGCAAGGCGCCGCATTACAACACCGCCGATGGCCGCAAAACCGTAAGCCAGATGGTGACGGTCGCAGATCTGACCCGCACCGCGTTCATGCATGGCGATCTGTCCACGGTGATGAGCCCGCGCACGGTGATCGCGTGGGCGCAGAACGCGCGCATCTTCCGCGATGTTGGCTACGCCTTCCGCCTGACGTTCCTCAACAAATGCGATGAGCTGGAACGTCAGACCGTGGCGGAATTCTACCAGCGCTGCTTTGACGAGGAACTGCCCGAAAGCGCGGCGTCGATGGCGCTCGGCTAA
- a CDS encoding c-type cytochrome has protein sequence MRKFLLGLCLLIVLGAAVFWWVTRPERVGDAVAGLSGDASAGEAVFWAGGCANCHAAPEAKDDARLVLAGGQGFATQFGTFYAPNISPSEAGIGGWSLEDLADAVMAGVSPGGQHYYPAFPYVAYAHAAPQDIADLKAFLDTLPASDAPSRDHEVGFPFSIRRMLGGWKFLFADDAWVLDGELSEQLTRGRYLVEALGHCGECHTPRNALGGLERDRWLSGAENPSGQGRIPNITPAALDWSEAEIAEYLNSGFTPEFDSAGGEMVAVIESIAHLPDADRQAIAAYLKQVPAVE, from the coding sequence ATGCGCAAATTTCTCCTTGGCCTATGCCTGCTGATTGTCCTTGGCGCGGCGGTGTTCTGGTGGGTGACGCGGCCCGAGCGGGTCGGCGATGCGGTCGCGGGCCTCAGCGGCGACGCGAGCGCGGGCGAAGCTGTGTTCTGGGCCGGGGGCTGCGCCAATTGTCACGCCGCGCCCGAGGCCAAGGATGACGCGCGGCTGGTGCTGGCCGGGGGGCAGGGCTTTGCCACGCAATTCGGCACGTTCTACGCGCCGAATATTTCCCCGTCAGAGGCCGGGATCGGCGGCTGGTCGTTGGAGGATCTGGCCGATGCGGTCATGGCCGGGGTGTCGCCGGGCGGTCAGCATTACTATCCCGCCTTTCCCTACGTGGCCTATGCCCATGCCGCGCCGCAAGACATTGCCGATCTGAAAGCGTTTCTCGACACCCTGCCTGCATCTGACGCGCCCAGCCGGGATCACGAGGTCGGGTTCCCGTTTTCGATCCGTCGCATGCTGGGTGGCTGGAAGTTTCTGTTCGCAGATGACGCGTGGGTGCTGGATGGCGAGTTGAGCGAGCAGCTGACCCGTGGGCGCTATCTTGTCGAGGCGCTGGGCCATTGCGGCGAATGCCATACGCCGCGCAATGCGTTGGGTGGGCTGGAACGGGACCGCTGGCTGTCCGGGGCGGAAAATCCCTCGGGGCAGGGGCGCATCCCCAACATCACCCCCGCCGCGCTGGACTGGTCCGAGGCCGAGATCGCAGAATATCTCAATTCCGGCTTCACGCCCGAATTCGACAGTGCCGGCGGCGAAATGGTCGCGGTCATCGAGTCGATTGCGCATCTGCCCGATGCAGACCGGCAGGCCATCGCGGCCTATCTCAAACAGGTGCCCGCAGTCGAGTAA
- the hpt gene encoding hypoxanthine phosphoribosyltransferase, translating into MPQPPYAIDQMISAKAIAARIEHLAREIEAEFADTSKLVVVGLLRGSFVFIADLVRELDLPVEVDFLEASSYGDAMTTSREVRILKDLRGEIGGRDVLVVEDIVDTGWTLSHVIRLLQSREPNRLATIALLDKPARREVDVKARWTGFEIPDEFVVGYGIDYAQRNRNLPFIGKVRFTE; encoded by the coding sequence ATGCCACAACCGCCTTATGCCATCGATCAGATGATTTCCGCCAAGGCTATCGCCGCCCGGATCGAGCATCTCGCCCGCGAGATCGAGGCCGAGTTCGCCGATACCAGCAAGCTTGTGGTGGTGGGGCTGCTGCGCGGCTCGTTCGTGTTCATCGCGGATCTGGTCCGCGAACTCGACCTGCCGGTGGAGGTCGATTTTCTCGAAGCGTCATCTTATGGCGATGCGATGACCACCTCGCGCGAGGTGCGTATCCTGAAGGATCTGCGTGGCGAGATCGGGGGCCGCGATGTGCTGGTCGTCGAGGATATCGTGGATACTGGCTGGACGCTAAGCCATGTGATCCGCCTGCTGCAATCGCGCGAGCCGAACCGTCTGGCGACCATTGCCCTGCTGGACAAGCCCGCGCGCCGCGAAGTGGACGTGAAAGCGCGCTGGACCGGGTTCGAGATCCCCGATGAATTCGTCGTGGGCTACGGCATCGATTACGCGCAGCGCAATCGCAACCTGCCGTTCATTGGCAAGGTGCGCTTTACCGAGTGA
- a CDS encoding type II toxin-antitoxin system RatA family toxin, with translation MPKHSETRTLPYTARQMFDLVADVNSYPEFLPWCAAARVRETTDHGETQVMDADLVISFKVFRERFTSRVTLWQDGSRIDTAYLDGPFRYMESTWGFADVEGGCEVSFDVDFEFRNALLQGAAGLFFNEAMQRIVRAFERRAKELYG, from the coding sequence ATGCCCAAACATTCCGAAACCCGCACCCTGCCCTATACCGCCCGCCAGATGTTCGATCTGGTGGCCGATGTGAACAGCTATCCCGAATTTCTGCCGTGGTGCGCCGCGGCGCGGGTGCGCGAGACGACGGATCACGGCGAAACGCAGGTGATGGACGCCGATCTGGTCATCTCGTTCAAGGTGTTCCGCGAACGCTTCACCAGCCGCGTCACGCTGTGGCAGGACGGATCGCGGATCGACACCGCCTATCTCGACGGCCCGTTCCGCTACATGGAAAGCACATGGGGCTTTGCCGATGTCGAAGGCGGCTGCGAGGTGTCGTTCGATGTCGATTTCGAGTTTCGCAACGCGCTGCTGCAAGGCGCGGCGGGGCTGTTCTTCAACGAGGCGATGCAGCGGATCGTGCGCGCGTTCGAGCGGCGGGCAAAGGAGCTATATGGCTGA
- a CDS encoding peptide chain release factor 3 — translation MPDAATNRPALPAEIARRRTFAIISHPDAGKTTLTEKFLLFGGAIQMAGQVRAKGEARRTRSDFMQMEKDRGISVSASAMSFDFGKFRFNLVDTPGHSDFSEDTYRTLTAVDAAIMVIDGAKGVESQTRKLFEVCRLRDLPILTFCNKMDRESRDTFEIIDEIQENLAIDVTPASWPIGTGREFLGCYDMLRDRLELMDRADRNRVAESISIDGLDDPKMAEHIPADLLAQLREEVEMARELLPPLDLQAVHDGTLTPIWFGSAINSFGVKELMDGIGAYGPEPQVQAAEPRQIAPEEDKVAGFVFKVQANMDPKHRDRVAFLRMASGHFKRGMKLTHVRTKKPMAVSNPVLFLASDRELAEEAWAGDIIGIPNHGQLRIGDTLTEGEALRVSGIPSFAPELLQNCRAGDPMKAKHLEKALMQFAEEGAAKVFKPVLASGFVVGVVGQLQFEVLASRIEMEYGLPVRFEPTQFTSARWVHGAREAVEKFAAANKSHMAEDNDGDMVYLTRLQWDIDRVARDYPDVTLSNTKEMMG, via the coding sequence ATGCCCGACGCCGCCACCAACCGCCCTGCCCTGCCCGCCGAAATCGCGCGGCGCCGCACCTTTGCGATCATCTCGCACCCGGATGCGGGCAAGACCACGCTGACCGAGAAATTCCTGCTTTTCGGGGGTGCCATCCAGATGGCTGGTCAGGTCCGCGCCAAGGGCGAAGCCCGGCGCACCCGCTCGGACTTCATGCAGATGGAAAAGGACCGCGGGATTTCCGTCTCCGCCTCGGCCATGTCGTTCGATTTCGGGAAGTTCCGGTTCAACCTTGTCGATACGCCGGGCCACTCGGACTTCTCCGAAGACACCTATCGCACGCTGACCGCCGTCGATGCCGCGATCATGGTGATCGACGGGGCCAAGGGCGTGGAGAGCCAAACCCGCAAACTGTTCGAGGTCTGCCGCCTGCGCGACCTGCCGATCCTGACTTTCTGTAACAAGATGGACCGCGAAAGCCGCGATACGTTCGAGATCATCGACGAAATTCAGGAAAACCTCGCCATCGACGTGACGCCCGCCTCTTGGCCCATCGGCACCGGGCGCGAGTTCCTCGGCTGCTACGACATGCTGCGCGACCGGTTGGAACTGATGGACCGCGCCGACCGGAACCGCGTGGCCGAAAGCATCTCCATAGACGGGCTCGACGACCCGAAAATGGCCGAACACATCCCCGCCGATCTGCTGGCACAGCTGCGCGAGGAGGTGGAGATGGCGCGCGAATTGCTGCCGCCGCTCGATCTGCAAGCCGTGCATGACGGCACGCTGACGCCGATCTGGTTCGGCTCCGCCATCAATTCGTTCGGGGTAAAGGAGCTGATGGATGGCATCGGCGCCTATGGCCCCGAGCCGCAGGTGCAGGCCGCCGAGCCGCGCCAGATCGCCCCCGAGGAAGACAAGGTCGCAGGTTTTGTGTTCAAGGTGCAGGCCAACATGGACCCCAAACACCGGGACCGGGTGGCATTTCTGCGCATGGCGTCTGGGCATTTCAAACGCGGCATGAAGCTGACCCATGTGCGCACCAAGAAGCCAATGGCAGTGTCGAACCCGGTGCTGTTCCTCGCCTCCGACCGTGAATTGGCAGAAGAGGCTTGGGCCGGCGACATCATCGGCATCCCCAACCACGGGCAATTGCGCATCGGCGACACGCTGACCGAAGGCGAGGCGCTGCGCGTTTCCGGCATTCCGAGCTTTGCACCCGAATTGCTGCAAAACTGCCGCGCGGGCGATCCCATGAAGGCCAAGCATTTGGAAAAGGCCCTGATGCAATTCGCCGAGGAAGGCGCGGCCAAGGTTTTCAAGCCGGTGCTGGCCTCCGGCTTTGTCGTGGGCGTGGTGGGGCAGCTTCAGTTCGAGGTGCTCGCCAGCCGGATCGAGATGGAATACGGCCTGCCGGTGCGGTTTGAACCCACGCAATTTACCTCGGCCCGCTGGGTCCACGGCGCGCGCGAGGCGGTGGAGAAATTCGCCGCAGCCAACAAAAGCCACATGGCCGAAGACAACGACGGCGACATGGTCTACCTGACCCGCCTGCAATGGGACATCGACCGAGTGGCCCGCGACTATCCCGATGTGACGCTGAGCAATACCAAGGAAATGATGGGTTGA
- a CDS encoding OsmC family protein — protein sequence MPTKKGSAKWMGGLKDGKGRITLESGAMSDQPYGFNTRFEDGAGTNPEELIGGAHAACFSMALSNMLGQEGITADSIETTSAVTIDMQGDGPKITKAHLTTVISADADEAKILEIAEKAKEGCPVSKVLNCDITMDAKVA from the coding sequence ATGCCGACGAAAAAAGGCTCCGCGAAATGGATGGGTGGGCTGAAAGACGGCAAGGGCCGTATCACGCTTGAAAGCGGCGCGATGTCCGATCAGCCTTACGGCTTCAACACCCGGTTTGAGGATGGCGCTGGCACCAATCCCGAGGAGCTGATCGGCGGCGCGCATGCTGCGTGCTTCTCGATGGCGCTGAGCAATATGCTGGGCCAGGAAGGGATCACCGCCGATTCCATCGAAACGACGTCGGCTGTGACCATCGACATGCAGGGCGATGGGCCGAAGATCACCAAGGCGCATCTGACCACGGTGATCTCCGCCGATGCGGACGAGGCGAAGATCCTTGAGATCGCGGAGAAAGCCAAGGAAGGCTGCCCGGTCTCCAAGGTGCTGAACTGCGACATCACGATGGATGCCAAAGTGGCGTGA
- a CDS encoding DEAD/DEAH box helicase, producing MTKFSDLSLDPKVLKAIDEAGYETPTPIQAGAIPPALEGRDVLGIAQTGTGKTASFTLPMITLLKRGRARARMPRSLVLAPTRELAAQVAENFDIYAKHTKLTKALLIGGVSFKEQDQLIDRGVDVLIATPGRLLDHFERGKLLLTGVQIMVVDEADRMLDMGFIPDIERIFNLTPFTRQTLFFSATMAPEIERITNTFLSGPARVEVARQSTTSDTIAQALIQHRASRKDRAMNEKRNILRAVIEAEGDACSNAIIFCNRKVDVDVVAKSLKKYGYNAEPIHGDLDQSHRTRTLDGFRDGSIRFLVASDVAARGLDIPAVSHVFNFDVPSHAEDYVHRIGRTGRAGRKGKAFTIATQYDEKYLDAIQTLVGQQIPLVDSPLGGASGSDDPVVAEAPEAATEDKPKRTRRRVRRKDSAPAADTPADKQDSPAPVAEANAAPATQEPTTQVDVAAEPAHARSRDTAEDSAPAPRRSRRSSRKTAAQKPVAEPPVVEDVAQDTAVAPQAAAPANEPAPEPRSEPEARREPESRSDKDDRSNRSRGGRGRKSGNKSDRRDDAVVGMGDHMPDFLTRSFA from the coding sequence ATGACCAAGTTTTCCGACCTCAGCCTTGATCCCAAGGTGCTGAAAGCAATTGACGAAGCCGGCTATGAGACGCCCACGCCTATTCAGGCGGGTGCGATCCCCCCGGCGCTCGAAGGACGTGACGTTTTGGGCATCGCTCAGACCGGCACCGGCAAAACCGCCTCCTTCACCCTGCCGATGATTACCCTGCTCAAGCGCGGGCGCGCCCGGGCGCGGATGCCGCGGAGCCTCGTTCTGGCTCCGACCCGTGAACTGGCAGCGCAGGTGGCCGAGAATTTCGACATCTACGCCAAGCACACCAAACTGACCAAGGCGCTGCTGATCGGCGGTGTCAGCTTCAAGGAGCAGGACCAGCTGATTGACCGGGGCGTCGATGTTCTGATCGCAACGCCGGGCCGCCTGCTGGACCATTTCGAGCGCGGCAAGCTGCTGCTCACTGGCGTGCAGATCATGGTCGTGGACGAAGCCGACCGGATGCTCGACATGGGCTTCATCCCGGATATCGAGCGTATCTTTAACCTGACGCCCTTTACCCGTCAGACGCTGTTCTTCTCCGCCACGATGGCGCCCGAGATCGAGCGCATCACCAACACGTTCCTCTCCGGCCCCGCACGGGTCGAAGTGGCGCGTCAGTCGACCACGTCCGACACCATCGCGCAGGCCCTGATCCAGCATCGCGCTTCGCGCAAGGACCGCGCGATGAACGAGAAGCGCAACATCCTGCGCGCCGTGATCGAGGCCGAAGGCGACGCCTGCTCAAACGCCATCATCTTCTGCAACCGGAAGGTCGATGTGGATGTGGTCGCCAAGTCGCTGAAAAAATACGGCTATAATGCCGAGCCGATCCACGGTGATCTAGACCAGTCGCACCGGACCCGGACGCTGGACGGCTTCCGCGATGGCTCGATCCGCTTCCTCGTCGCCTCCGACGTGGCGGCGCGCGGGCTCGACATTCCGGCGGTGAGCCATGTCTTCAACTTCGACGTGCCCAGCCACGCCGAGGATTACGTGCACCGCATTGGCCGGACCGGCCGCGCGGGTCGCAAGGGCAAGGCCTTCACCATCGCCACGCAGTATGACGAGAAATATCTCGACGCGATCCAGACGCTCGTCGGTCAGCAGATCCCGCTGGTAGACAGCCCGCTGGGCGGGGCCTCCGGCTCGGACGATCCGGTCGTGGCCGAGGCGCCCGAAGCGGCAACCGAGGACAAGCCCAAGCGCACCCGCCGCCGCGTGCGGCGCAAGGACAGCGCCCCGGCAGCCGACACCCCTGCGGATAAGCAAGACAGCCCGGCCCCCGTGGCTGAGGCCAACGCCGCGCCCGCAACGCAGGAGCCCACCACGCAGGTCGATGTCGCAGCTGAACCCGCCCACGCGCGCAGCCGCGACACCGCCGAGGACAGCGCCCCGGCCCCGCGCCGGTCGCGCCGCTCGTCGCGGAAGACCGCCGCGCAGAAACCCGTAGCGGAGCCCCCCGTGGTCGAAGACGTGGCTCAGGACACAGCCGTGGCCCCGCAGGCCGCAGCCCCCGCAAACGAGCCCGCCCCGGAACCCCGGTCCGAGCCGGAAGCGCGCCGGGAGCCCGAAAGCCGCTCCGACAAGGACGATCGCTCAAACCGCTCGCGCGGGGGCCGTGGCCGGAAGTCCGGCAACAAGTCCGACCGCCGTGACGACGCTGTTGTCGGCATGGGCGATCACATGCCCGACTTCCTGACACGCAGCTTCGCCTGA
- a CDS encoding ribbon-helix-helix domain-containing protein — translation MTRPRKHSLTLSGHRTSVSLEDEFWIAFREIAAARGQPINALAAEIDAARGVDMGLASAIRLFVLRDYRARLGLR, via the coding sequence ATGACCCGCCCCCGCAAACATTCCCTGACCCTGTCCGGCCACCGCACCTCGGTGTCGCTGGAGGATGAATTCTGGATCGCGTTCCGCGAAATCGCCGCCGCTCGGGGGCAGCCGATCAATGCGCTTGCCGCCGAGATCGACGCGGCGAGGGGCGTCGATATGGGGCTTGCCTCCGCCATCCGTCTTTTCGTGTTGCGAGACTACCGCGCGCGGCTGGGATTGAGGTAG